From a region of the Paenibacillus sp. FSL R10-2734 genome:
- a CDS encoding alginate lyase family protein, translated as MNLQSLLKEPMTTTELLANLRTRLEPMDEKAAYIAAHMPDHVRETIANAEFAYQGMIMLPGTGGVREFVGNPPSWLERRHNDNEYLWQLNRMNYWQDLLEAYSLTKDVKYGLKVIDEMLDWIETVSIPEDLLEKPIGYFSECHPLRVLEMGIRAYKIWPLVLEHLGHSELFTETVLEQYLTVIYKQIRALRNVSPQLWPKADHNHYLMECLGLLTTALYFPELKEAEEWKAFAIEGIEKCSMVQLTEDGGQIEGCPSYHNGCMFWFGLAVVLANRFQFQFSPEYMERFRKNLDYSIYSLRPTGKCVPVGDSYANPLAVMSGVYGYYALNDISWLGLATNLIDVTEVVREASKHVWRALDVRQFVEELHSLQGRQFVLDKPTTFWNRTLDQAIIRSGWDSKALSFLFTCKSPIQNAHAHIDLMSFDFTALGKDMICDPGFFCYRDDEDRKQFKSSNYHSTLLIDERDHFEYISAFKFGPQKPGGIYNVEDRGFYRLASASHINYDPVVHHRHISLVDNLFIVIADRVEGLTDHSVQRYFHLDFVEVKESLGGVIATSDIANLAIATSHTGKLDLLEGRLSDETDISRPSTRVRFQDRYSGSITFLTVLIPFEGGQQPAVQIIEEEEGVFAFELGERYLVTVNESDMHICKQA; from the coding sequence ATGAATCTGCAATCATTGCTGAAAGAGCCGATGACTACGACGGAGCTGTTAGCTAACTTACGTACGCGGCTTGAGCCGATGGATGAGAAGGCCGCCTATATCGCAGCTCATATGCCTGATCATGTGCGCGAGACGATCGCAAATGCCGAATTCGCCTATCAAGGGATGATCATGCTTCCCGGTACAGGGGGAGTCAGGGAGTTTGTCGGGAATCCGCCCAGCTGGCTGGAGCGCAGACATAATGACAATGAATATTTATGGCAGCTGAATCGGATGAATTATTGGCAGGATTTGCTGGAAGCCTACTCGCTCACGAAGGATGTGAAGTACGGGCTCAAGGTCATCGACGAAATGCTAGACTGGATCGAGACGGTCTCTATTCCTGAGGATTTGCTCGAAAAGCCGATTGGGTATTTTTCGGAATGCCATCCGTTGAGGGTTTTGGAGATGGGTATCCGTGCCTACAAAATTTGGCCGCTTGTTCTAGAGCATTTAGGTCACTCGGAGCTGTTTACGGAGACCGTATTGGAGCAGTATTTAACGGTCATTTACAAGCAAATAAGGGCTTTGCGCAACGTGTCGCCTCAGCTGTGGCCTAAAGCGGATCATAATCATTATTTAATGGAATGCTTGGGCCTGCTGACGACTGCTCTTTATTTTCCCGAGCTGAAAGAAGCTGAGGAATGGAAGGCCTTTGCGATCGAGGGCATCGAAAAGTGCAGCATGGTGCAGCTGACGGAGGACGGCGGTCAAATCGAGGGCTGCCCATCGTATCATAATGGCTGCATGTTCTGGTTTGGGCTGGCTGTGGTTCTGGCTAACCGTTTTCAATTTCAGTTCTCTCCAGAATACATGGAACGGTTCAGAAAAAATCTAGATTACTCCATTTACTCGTTAAGACCAACCGGGAAATGTGTACCTGTCGGTGATTCCTATGCGAACCCACTTGCTGTAATGTCCGGTGTCTATGGGTATTATGCGTTAAATGATATTTCCTGGCTGGGGCTTGCGACGAATTTGATCGATGTAACTGAAGTGGTACGTGAAGCAAGCAAGCATGTATGGAGGGCGCTTGATGTCCGCCAGTTCGTGGAAGAACTACATTCTCTGCAGGGCAGACAGTTTGTATTGGATAAGCCGACTACGTTTTGGAATCGTACGCTAGATCAAGCGATTATCCGCAGCGGCTGGGATTCGAAGGCACTCAGTTTTTTGTTTACATGTAAAAGCCCGATTCAGAATGCCCATGCACATATCGATCTGATGAGCTTTGATTTTACGGCGCTTGGAAAAGACATGATTTGCGATCCTGGATTTTTTTGTTATCGGGATGATGAGGACCGTAAGCAGTTTAAGAGCTCAAATTATCATTCTACACTGCTTATTGATGAGCGAGATCATTTTGAATATATTTCTGCTTTTAAATTTGGGCCACAAAAGCCTGGTGGAATCTACAATGTAGAGGATAGAGGCTTCTACCGGCTCGCCAGCGCCAGCCATATAAACTATGATCCGGTTGTCCATCATCGGCATATTTCGCTAGTCGATAATCTTTTCATTGTTATTGCAGATCGGGTAGAAGGACTAACTGACCATAGCGTTCAGCGTTATTTCCATCTGGATTTTGTCGAGGTGAAAGAGAGCCTGGGCGGCGTGATTGCGACTAGCGATATTGCGAATCTGGCGATTGCGACAAGCCATACGGGGAAATTGGATCTTCTGGAGGGAAGGCTGTCCGATGAGACCGATATCTCAAGGCCTTCGACTAGGGTGCGCTTCCAGGATAGATATAGCGGTAGTATTACATTTTTGACGGTGCTTATTCCTTTCGAAGGTGGACAGCAGCCTGCGGTTCAGATTATTGAAGAAGAGGAAGGTGTTTTTGCCTTCGAGCTTGGAGAGCGATATTTGGTTACGGTAAATGAAAGTGACATGCACATATGTAAACAGGCTTGA
- a CDS encoding extracellular solute-binding protein codes for MGNKKWMKSSAIIMMTVGLLLAGCSNNNASQNSGSPAKDSKASDSKPLSGHQIVKDPLELTIHMHYTDTFIYDDNWPIFKEAEAMTNIKLKGTASKTSTNSKELFNTMMASGKIPDLVHHQIKEQYDSLGIEGAFLELDELIEEHAPNIKKFFSEHPDAAKYMKAYNGKTYFLNFTPDGPAAKGWFVRQDWLDKLGLEQPKTVDELYALLKAFKEKDPNGNGVNDEIPYFSRTKLDGIYDLLIQWGVRGGADAAKRGFYADNGVVKYGMYESGYKTAIENIAKWYKEGLIDKEIFTRGAKARDILLGDNVGGITHDWFASTANFNNILGSTIPGFAFVPMTPPANTEGKVLEESSRKQTHASGWGISAATKHPVEAIKYMDFWFSEEGRRLMNFGIEGKHYDLVDGKPKFKESVLKNTEKTVIQQLQEEGAQMELAFHQDYAYEEQWTNVTALKGIKEYINNGYIMEAYPPISYTDEERSKFEELNAGVLTYVEEKLQRWVLGVEPINDETFSKYIKELEDLGIKDLLALEQVAYDRYMK; via the coding sequence GTGGGGAACAAAAAATGGATGAAATCATCTGCAATAATCATGATGACAGTCGGTTTGCTGTTGGCAGGCTGTAGTAACAATAACGCTTCGCAAAATAGTGGAAGCCCAGCGAAAGATTCAAAAGCGTCGGATTCAAAGCCGCTATCCGGGCACCAGATCGTTAAAGATCCGCTTGAACTGACGATCCACATGCACTACACTGACACGTTTATATACGACGATAACTGGCCCATCTTCAAAGAAGCGGAAGCCATGACCAATATTAAGTTAAAAGGAACTGCATCTAAGACCTCGACGAATAGTAAAGAACTGTTCAATACAATGATGGCTTCCGGGAAAATCCCGGATCTGGTGCATCATCAAATTAAGGAACAGTACGACAGCCTAGGGATTGAAGGGGCCTTTCTTGAGCTAGATGAACTGATCGAAGAGCATGCCCCGAACATTAAGAAGTTTTTTTCCGAACATCCAGATGCAGCCAAATATATGAAAGCCTATAACGGTAAAACGTATTTCCTTAACTTTACTCCGGATGGACCGGCTGCTAAGGGCTGGTTTGTACGCCAGGATTGGCTGGATAAATTGGGACTTGAGCAGCCGAAAACGGTAGATGAGCTGTATGCGCTATTGAAAGCATTCAAAGAAAAAGATCCGAACGGTAACGGAGTAAACGATGAAATTCCATACTTCAGCCGGACGAAGCTGGATGGAATTTACGATTTGCTGATCCAGTGGGGCGTGCGGGGCGGGGCCGATGCGGCCAAACGCGGATTTTACGCGGACAACGGTGTCGTCAAGTACGGCATGTATGAGTCAGGTTATAAGACGGCAATCGAAAATATAGCGAAGTGGTATAAGGAAGGCTTAATCGATAAAGAAATTTTCACCCGTGGAGCAAAGGCGCGCGACATTTTGCTCGGAGACAATGTCGGCGGCATAACGCATGACTGGTTCGCTAGCACGGCTAACTTTAATAACATTCTTGGATCTACGATTCCGGGCTTCGCCTTTGTTCCGATGACGCCTCCTGCGAATACCGAGGGTAAAGTCCTCGAAGAGAGCTCCCGTAAGCAGACGCATGCAAGCGGATGGGGAATCTCGGCGGCAACCAAGCATCCCGTCGAAGCGATCAAATATATGGATTTCTGGTTCTCTGAAGAGGGCCGGAGACTGATGAACTTTGGCATCGAAGGAAAACACTACGACCTCGTGGATGGCAAACCGAAGTTTAAAGAATCCGTATTGAAAAATACAGAAAAGACTGTTATTCAACAGCTTCAAGAAGAGGGAGCCCAGATGGAACTCGCCTTCCATCAAGACTACGCTTACGAAGAGCAATGGACAAACGTGACTGCGTTGAAAGGCATCAAGGAATATATTAACAATGGTTATATTATGGAGGCTTATCCACCAATTTCATATACAGACGAGGAACGGTCTAAATTTGAAGAGTTAAACGCGGGCGTACTGACCTATGTGGAGGAAAAGCTGCAAAGATGGGTGCTCGGTGTGGAACCGATCAACGATGAGACATTCAGCAAGTATATTAAGGAATTAGAAGACTTAGGTATCAAGGATTTGCTTGCGCTAGAGCAGGTTGCGTACGACCGTTACATGAAATAG
- a CDS encoding carbohydrate ABC transporter permease, with product MKKTRGEKLFYIFNCVFLGIIALLALYPFVYVLSASLSSPEAVVTGKVLLLPHDINFDSYAKVLSEKGIWIAYLNTFYYTIFGVIVNLILTVCGAYALSKKRVMGRTAISFFIALTMWFQPGMIPTYLNFRDLNMLDNRFTIVIGFAITTFYVFLMRTFFQSIPEELEEAAKVDGANDLTILWKVYLPLSKASLVTIGLFYAVHRWNGYFWTMILLSDESKVPLQVLLKKLIVEMNVNDEMGNMAVYSKETIIYATIIVSIIPIVAAYPFIQKYFVKGTMIGSVKG from the coding sequence ATGAAAAAAACTAGAGGCGAAAAGCTATTTTATATCTTTAACTGTGTATTTCTTGGAATAATCGCTTTGCTTGCGTTGTACCCGTTTGTTTATGTCTTATCTGCATCCCTCAGCTCCCCCGAAGCGGTCGTTACAGGCAAGGTGCTCTTGCTGCCGCACGATATTAACTTTGATTCCTATGCAAAGGTACTATCGGAGAAGGGGATTTGGATTGCCTATCTTAACACGTTCTATTACACCATATTCGGCGTAATCGTCAATTTAATTCTCACCGTTTGCGGTGCCTATGCCCTGTCCAAGAAACGGGTTATGGGGCGTACGGCCATCAGCTTCTTTATCGCACTGACGATGTGGTTCCAACCAGGTATGATTCCGACCTATCTCAATTTCCGAGATTTAAACATGCTAGACAACAGGTTTACGATCGTTATTGGTTTTGCGATTACGACCTTCTATGTCTTCCTCATGAGGACGTTCTTCCAGAGCATTCCAGAGGAACTCGAGGAAGCGGCAAAGGTTGACGGAGCGAATGATCTAACGATCCTATGGAAGGTGTATCTGCCGCTGTCCAAAGCCTCTCTTGTGACGATCGGATTATTCTATGCGGTACACCGCTGGAACGGCTATTTCTGGACGATGATCCTATTGAGCGATGAGAGCAAGGTACCGCTACAAGTCTTGCTAAAGAAACTCATTGTAGAGATGAACGTGAATGACGAGATGGGGAATATGGCGGTATATTCAAAGGAAACAATTATTTATGCGACGATCATCGTCTCCATTATTCCAATTGTCGCAGCCTATCCTTTCATTCAGAAATATTTCGTCAAAGGGACTATGATTGGTTCCGTCAAAGGCTAG
- a CDS encoding ABC transporter permease subunit, translating into MLLNFKEIKSNLLRDRYLYLLLIPFLAWYIIFAYKPMYGLQIAFKDFSVYKGIEASPWVGFEHFETFFKSPYFWRLLKNTVLLSLYQLMFAFPVPIILALLFNELKNGIFKTTVQTFTYLPHFISVVVVAGIVTNFLAPSNGIINILIEMMGGEKQYFLTNPDYFRTIFIGSMDIWKEAGFGTIIYIAALSGVNPALYEAAVIDGANKWKQMWHITLPAIIPTIAIMLVMKVGSMLEVGYEAIILLYQPATYEAADVINTYVYRSGLQDARYDLATAVGLFNAVVGFILVVFANKMSKKLTETGLW; encoded by the coding sequence GTGCTGCTTAACTTTAAAGAGATAAAATCAAACCTGCTCAGAGACCGTTATCTTTATCTGCTGCTGATACCATTCCTGGCTTGGTATATCATCTTTGCGTATAAGCCAATGTACGGCCTGCAAATCGCTTTTAAGGATTTTAGTGTATATAAAGGCATCGAAGCGAGCCCCTGGGTTGGGTTTGAGCACTTCGAGACGTTTTTTAAAAGTCCATATTTTTGGCGGCTATTAAAAAACACGGTATTGCTCAGTTTGTATCAATTGATGTTCGCGTTTCCTGTGCCGATTATCCTTGCTTTGTTATTTAACGAATTGAAGAATGGAATTTTCAAAACAACGGTGCAGACCTTTACGTATTTGCCGCATTTTATTTCGGTTGTTGTCGTAGCTGGGATTGTTACCAACTTCTTGGCTCCTAGTAACGGTATTATCAATATCCTGATTGAGATGATGGGTGGCGAAAAGCAATACTTTCTGACCAATCCCGATTATTTCCGAACGATTTTTATCGGATCCATGGATATTTGGAAGGAAGCGGGGTTTGGTACCATCATCTATATAGCCGCTTTGTCCGGCGTCAATCCGGCCTTGTACGAAGCGGCGGTTATCGATGGAGCTAATAAATGGAAGCAGATGTGGCATATCACACTTCCCGCCATTATTCCAACGATCGCAATCATGCTTGTCATGAAGGTCGGTTCCATGCTGGAAGTTGGCTATGAGGCAATCATCCTTCTGTATCAGCCAGCCACCTATGAGGCGGCCGACGTTATTAACACCTATGTGTACCGGTCAGGTCTGCAGGATGCACGTTACGACCTGGCGACAGCGGTGGGACTATTTAATGCCGTCGTTGGATTTATTCTCGTCGTATTTGCCAACAAGATGAGCAAGAAGTTAACGGAGACTGGATTATGGTAG